From the genome of Cryptococcus deuterogattii R265 chromosome 5, complete sequence:
tcctcttcttcttcttgcggtggaggaggcatACCCTGTGACACATGATGTACCAAATCCTGCAGGAACCCGGTATCAATCTGGTACCCATCCTGAAGCAAACTCGGATCAATCTGCATAGCATCCTGCTCCACAGTGAGGACACGACCCCCGCCGAGGGGAGGAACGGCCGGGGAAGCGGTTGCGAGTGGAGCGCCGGGGTCGGCGTAGGGTGTGGGCGCGtcggggaggggagggtAGAGGTTGGTttggaatgggaatggcGGTAGGGCTTGGGACTGGGGTTTGGGCTGGGGCGGTTGAGGAGAGTTGGATTGGCCGATGTACTCGATACCGTCGGATTCCTCACCGTCATCTTCTGGGTTCTTGGATGACCCTGaccgctcttcttcttcttcttcctgctgcCACTGctgctcatcctctccctcgTCCTCAGAACCCGACGCATACGCTCCAGCATAGGCATCCCCGTCAGACTCGACATATGCCTGGTTATCCTCCTCTGGAAAGACACCATACCCCGGATCAAAATCGCCGTGGTCCTCGTACAGCTcgtcttgctcttccttgTCGTAAGGGTACGCGCTGTATTGAGCATTATCTGGGTATCCTCtaaattcttcttcttcttcttcttcttcttcttgttggtgaacttcttcctcatcctcttcttgctgctcATCCAGGTTCTGGTCCAAAAAGCCCGCGACTCCTTGCCCCGGCTGCTCCTGTTCCTCCcgcgcttcttcctctgtccAAACGCTCCCCACTTGATCACCTTGCGAGTTGCGAGTGTCGTGTAGCTGAGCGACGTCCCCAAAGACATCCTGTTCGTCCTGTTCTTGCTGCTGAAcgggggaaggagaggagagtggTGACTCTGGTGGATGTATGCCGTTTGCAATCTTCTGCTGGAGATTGTCGAGCCATGCATGCACCTCTGCGGGGGGGAACCTGTTGTAAGGCCCTGGTGGGCGTATGCGCTGCGGGGAGAGCATCGGGGCgtggtggagagagagagcgGGAGGGGCAGCGAGATGATTTCATCACAAAGGGCAAGTGTATGTGGTGTCCCGATCCAGCCTCCACTCTTGCCTGCTGCAAAAGTTGCTCTCTTAAATGTTTTTCCCTCAATTCATCATACAACAATACACACGCAGGATGGCTCCCCAAGaactcatcctctcagCCCCGTCCTCGGCTTCCACAGCGGCAATACACCTCCATGACCTCctcacttcctcctccgtACACGCATTCAAACCGTGCACAACTGCACCCTACTCGCTCGCACATGTCCCCACCTACAACTCCCAAGGAGGCGCAGTCTTTGCAGTCCAAGAAGACAAGGCTCTCCTCCACGTCTGGGCATGGCAAAAGGTGTGTTATTGCTGTATTTTATGCCTATAAAGCCCACACACTAacacaaaaacaaaaacagGACCAAATGCATCTCAAGCTGCATCTGCCTGAAAAGATGACCTGCTTCACCGTCTCTCCCAACGGCTACTGGGCAGCAGCCGGCTCGCCCAACGGCCACATCTACCTCTGGGAACTATCTTCTGGCCTCTTGGTATCTTCCCATACCGCTCATTATAGGGCTTTGACCTCTTTGACATTCACTCCCGATTCTCGTCTCTTGATTTCCACATCGCTGGATTCTTCAGTGCACGTCTACCTCGTATCCCAGTTGATCGATCCAGAGGATCCTAGTAAAGCGGGGAAGCCGTATGGAACGCTCAAGGATCATAATCTAGCAGTGAGGTGTGTCGgatttggaagagttgCCGGTAGCGAAGGGGGCAGATTATGGACTGCTTCAGATGATGGCACCGTCAAAGTAtgtcctcttttttttttcctttttcctgcTGCATCATCCACTGACTCCACCCCACCCCGGCCCAAAAGATGTGGTCCCTCCACTATCCATTTGATCTCCTCTGCACATTCGTTCTTCCCGCCGCATGCACCCCTACCACACTCGCCGTCGACCCTTCCGAACGATTCTTGTACGTCGGCACGACCCAAGGCGACGTCTACCACATCCCGTTGTTCCGGAAACGAAACGTCGTTGGCGGTAACTCTGCTGCCCacgccgccgccgccgccctCGAGTTGGAGCCACAGGAGGACGAATGGGAAGCCGTCGGCGGAGGAGGCGCAGGTGCATCTGCACCTATCAGAACCACAGGCGCTGTCATCtctgtcaacaacaacaagaaTGACGCTAAAAGATGCACCCGCCAATGCCGTCACTTCCCTcgctctttccctctcctccacccatctcctcgTCGGCACGTCTGCAGGCAACATCCAAATCCactctctcccctctcaCCAGCATCTACGTACCCTCTCCCCGCACGCTGGACCCGTCACGCATCTCAGCACACTCCTCCGTCCCACCGATCTCGTGGGCAGCGTAGGCGCCAAAAGCGATGAAATACCCATCATGGAGATCAAACCCCTCGAACGGCTCAAAAGCCGTGCCCCCAGAGAATACCATGAAcccaccatcctccttcgcCCACCGCCATGCACCTCATACACCGCCTCTCTTCTTACAGATCTTAAACTCCGCCGTGCAGCACCCGCCAAGTTGGGTGGCGGCagcggcggtggtggttaTTTAGCGGTAGATTCGTCAGGAGGAACGGACGATCAGATGGCACAGTTGTTGGCAGAGAACAAGAGGTTGAAGGCAGCGTTTGACAGGGCCGAGAAGATTAATGAAAAGTTGTGGAACAAGGTGATGGATCTGAAATTGGGAACAAACGGGCAGTCATAGATGATTAAAACAGCCAATTTGTCTTTTTGGCtttttggttttttttttaataATAGTACTTGTAACATTATGCATTGGGCATTCATcatttcatctttctttacATTGCCTCCCCATCCAAATCTTCCATTGCCTCACCATCCAAATCTTCCATTGCCTCACCATCtaaatcttcttcatccgcaAACGCAGATCTGACAGCTGACGGCACTGATCCCGGCACAGGAGCCGAAGCCGACGCAGAAGCAGATGCAGGAACAGGCGCAGGCGCAGGAGCAGCCTGAGGGTTGATCCTCTTGAAACTACTCTTAAATCCACTCCTCTCAaacttgtcttcttcctcttggacattttgctcttcctccatcttcttttgcgcttcttccgcctctaATTTGGCCTTGTCAACCCAAGCGCCCTGCGGGGTTTTGACAAGGGCAGAGAGAGGCTTGTCGCCTATTAACACGGCACGGAAGAGTTCGGCGGTGTCGGTGTTGAATACAATCCTTTTGGAAAGagtcagcaaaaaaaaaaaaaaactcatAAAGACCATTTAAAAGGTAAAAACTTGCCATCTTTCCCAGATATCCAACACATTTCCCACTTGCCCTCTAAACACATCCGCACTAATCTTACCCGAGTACGccatcaaactcttctccaccgTATTTAAATGCGCCAACACAGGCGGTAGCCTATGCTCAAACGCATGGCGGTATCGCCAAACATTCGGTAAAGACGATGCAGAGTTGTGAAGGATATcggagatgagatgaagCCGCGCAATCTTTCGCGGTACGGGCGTAGAATCAACCTGGACAGATTGACAGATGATATCTGCAATCTCATCCGCAGCTTCGGCTCGTTTGAGCGCAAACTCCATCGCTCGCGCAATCTCCGCCCGTTTCCCAGTCATCGCTCGTAACATGGCCTCGAACCGCTTTCTCGCAAGTCGGCCAAGTTTACCCTTGGAAGTTCGCTCTTTTTCAGAATCCTCAGCGGAATCGGAAGAGTACATGGAGGCGTAACCATCGTCGTTGAATGCCtcgggaggtggagaaggaataCGGTACGCTGATGAAAGTGTAGATTGGTAAAGGTGGTAGTCAGGAAGCTATAAATTTGATCAGTACAGATACTTCCAGTGCtcgaaaaaaaaagaaaggactTGCCTTGTCGTCATACAAAAAGGCGAATTTGGggttttccttttctttttccatcaaAACACCTTCGAACCCTTTACCGTGTTCCTTTACGCGATTCGCGACGGTCTTAATAAACCTCTGATGTTCTTCCGGGATACTATCCAGCCACTTCTCTTTGGAAGTCCGTCTGGGCGAAGGGGAACGAGAgtaagatgatgatgaggagtaAGAATATGAACGGGAGCGATGAGATTTCTTTCTAGGAGGGCTGCGATCTCTTGATCGTGATCtcgaccttcttcgcttGTGACTGTCACTTGTGATATCTGGTTTGCTGTCAGGTTTTCTCTTCACTATGATGAACAAGACGACTGACCAAAAAGAGCCTTGAGGGGCTTTGCAACAGGCTTACTCCACCCTACTCTAATCGAATTTCCCATCCACTCTGACCCATCCAGCTCTTTCACAGCCCGTTCAGCATCTTTCCGTTCCATATACGAAACAAACCCAGTGAGACCCCGTCGGGCGCTTGCCTGGCTGAATACTTCGTCGCCTCGGGCTACAAAGAACGTCAATCCTTGACATATAAAAGCAGAGACATTAGAAACTCACGCCACATGATTTTGACAGTCGCGACCGGTCCTTGCTTTGCAAAATGCATACCGAGAATCTCTTCTGAAATCTCTTGAGGCAAATTTGACTGCCCATAAGTTAGATATTTTTGCCTTTGCTGCTTCATCTTGGACTTACAATGAACAAATTGGTGCTCTACTCCAGAATTAGTCACCATCTAAAAACGACAATAGGAGACGTACTTCGTGATCAAAACCA
Proteins encoded in this window:
- a CDS encoding pre-rRNA-processing protein IPI3 (genome sequence mistake), encoding MAPQELILSAPSSASTAAIHLHDLLTSSSVHAFKPCTTAPYSLAHVPTYNSQGGAVFAVQEDKALLHVWAWQKDQMHLKLHLPEKMTCFTVSPNGYWAAAGSPNGHIYLWELSSGLLVSSHTAHYRALTSLTFTPDSRLLISTSLDSSVHVYLVSQLIDPEDPSKAGKPYGTLKDHNLAVRCVGFGRVAGSEGGRLWTASDDGTVKMWSLHYPFDLLCTFVLPAACTPTTLAVDPSERFLYVGTTQGDVYHIPLFRKRNVVGGNSAAHAAAAALELEPQEDEWEAVGGGGAGASAPIRTTGAVISVNNNKNDAKRCTRQCRHFPRSFPLLHPSPRRHVCRQHPNPLSPLSPASTYPLPARWTRHASQHTPPSHRSRGQRRRQKR
- a CDS encoding U2-associated protein SR140, which translates into the protein MSRRLDLSKFAGSDSEGEEDVPKHQLELTALKSKTFSQGITKKTKRDLEKEAEERKRIEEEKAAALVMAEIEREFEGSAEGSSSSHMGMRGFRGRPIGPGGGFVRAGGAPMGAPTSFAPPRGPAAMGYGRPKPTPVRAPSPPPLSGPKPRGKRAMDSFLEEIKHNQNAREQKFSQIAKKEGSSVTALAAWETGGSGFDHESTNLFISNLPQEISEEILGMHFAKQGPVATVKIMWPRGDEVFSQASARRGLTGFVSYMERKDAERAVKELDGSEWMGNSIRVGWSKPVAKPLKALFDITSDSHKRRRSRSRSRDRSPPRKKSHRSRSYSYSSSSSYSRSPSPRRTSKEKWLDSIPEEHQRFIKTVANRVKEHGKGFEGVLMEKEKENPKFAFLYDDKLPDYHLYQSTLSSAYRIPSPPPEAFNDDGYASMYSSDSAEDSEKERTSKGKLGRLARKRFEAMLRAMTGKRAEIARAMEFALKRAEAADEIADIICQSVQVDSTPVPRKIARLHLISDILHNSASSLPNVWRYRHAFEHRLPPVLAHLNTVEKSLMAYSGKISADVFRGQVGNVLDIWERWIVFNTDTAELFRAVLIGDKPLSALVKTPQGAWVDKAKLEAEEAQKKMEEEQNVQEEEDKFERSGFKSSFKRINPQAAPAPAPVPASASASASAPVPGSVPSAVRSAFADEEDLDGEAMEDLDGEAMEDLDGEAM